Proteins found in one Quercus robur chromosome 2, dhQueRobu3.1, whole genome shotgun sequence genomic segment:
- the LOC126696962 gene encoding uncharacterized protein LOC126696962 codes for MEVRLALSFSDDNKVGTVQPLDDALMVTLRIEWYVVRRILVDQSSGVEIMYPDLYNGLNLKPEDLGSYDSPLVGFDGKTVIPKGLIRLLVQARSEVVEVSIIVVDAYSPYTAILARHWLHAMRTVSSTLHLKVKYPFGDEVGELIGSQAMARQCLVVAIKH; via the coding sequence ATGGAAGTCCGACTAGCCTTGAGTTTTTCTGATGATAATAAGGTGGGAACAGTTCAACCACTTGATGATGCCTTAATGGTTACCCTTCGAATAGAATGGTATGTTGTAAGGAGGATCTTGGTAGATCAGAGTAGTGGTGTAGAGATCATGTATCCCGACCTGTACAATGGACTTAATTTGAAGCCCGAGGATCTAGGTAGCTACGACTCCCCTCTAGTGGGGTTCGACGGGAAGACTGTTATCCCAAAGGGCCTGATTAGGCTGCTTGTTCAAGCAAGGTCAGAGGTGGTTGAAGTAAGTATTATTGTGGTGGATGCTTATTCACCATATACTGCTATTTTGGCAAGACATTGGCTTCATGCTATGAGGACTGTCTCTTCGACTTTGCATTTGAAGGTGAAATATCCCTTTGGGGACGAGGTTGGAGAGTTGATTGGAAGTCAGGCTATGGCAAGGCAATGCCTAGTCGTAGCTATCAAACACTAG